A region of the Spirochaeta cellobiosiphila DSM 17781 genome:
CCCGGGGACATAGACATGGCAGCTCTCGGGAATTGCCCATTGATTACCATTCATTTCTATGGGTTCAGAATTCTCAAAAATCAGTGTTTCAAGGGAAGAACAGCCTTCAAGACATCCTTTCCCAATCTCCTGTAAACTTTCCGGGAAATGAAGAGTTTTCAGTCTTGAACAACCTCTGAAACAATCTTCGCCAAGACTGGTAACTCCTTCGGGAATGGAAATCCTTTCCAGGGATACATCATAACAGAAAAGAGAATCCGGCCAGACCGTTATGGAAGAGGGAAGGTTAACCTCCCACAAAAAACTACAGCTTCCAAGCACCCCTTCCCCTAAAAATTGCACCGAGTCAGGAATACTGATACGTTCCAGCGCTGTCCCGGCCAAAGCTCTGTCTCCCAGACGTTCCAATCCCATGGGCAAATCAATGGATTTTAAAGAGTCACAGCCGGAAAAGGCATTCTTTCTAATCTCCTTCAAATTCTCAGGCAAAACTGCTTCTTTAAGATTTTTGCAACCGGAAAAAACATCGGAATTTAATATTTTGAGTTCTTCCGGAATTTCTACATGGGTCAGCCCAGTACAGCCAGCAAAGGCGCGGGAACCTATTGCAGCCAATCCAACAGGAAAATGAATTTCTTCCAGGGAGGAACATTTTTCAAATGCGCCGGCTTCAAGAGTAGACAAGGAACTCCCTTTGGGGATTTCTATCCGGGTCAATCCCGAACAATCGGCGAAGGCATTCTTTCCTATGGTAACAAGACTTTGAGGGAGCTGAATTTCATTGAGGGAGGAACATTTTTCAAATGCGCTTTCCCCGAGAATGGACAATTCCTCATTCAAGGCAACGCTTTCGAGATTTACGCATCCGATAAATGTAAAATCCGGCAATTTCGTCATCCATAAGGGAAGCGTATATTCCGTTAAATTCTCATCCCGCCGCAAATGCTCAAAGCCTTCCGCAATAAGGCCAGCCTGATCTTCAAGATTCACAAGAGGTGAGTCTGCAAAGGCATCCTCTGCAATAAACTGAAGGGAATCGGGAAAGTTTATGGTTGCTAATTGAGGACATTTCTCGAATACCTCATTCTGAATACTGATTAATCCCTGGGGCAGTACCACCTCTTTCAGAGAGTCGCAGGAGCAAAAGGTTTCTTTCTCTATCCTTTTGATACTATGGGGAATCTCTATCCGCTCCAGAGACTCACAGTCGAAGAAAGCCCTGTCTCCCAGTGACGTCAGCTCTTCCGGGATTTTTATATGCTCCAGGGATTCACAGCTGGTAAAGGCATCCATTCCTATGGAAGTTACTCCCCCCGGAATGGTCACCTGATCCAAAGATGTACACCCTTCAAAGCATCTATCCGGAATATGTTGCAGTTTCCTGGGCAGAAGCAGTGTTTTCAGAGAAGAACAGTCCCGAAAAGCCATAGGACCCATTTCAACAATACTATCCGGCAAAACAAGATTGGTAAGATCCTTGCATGAAATAAAGGCCTTTTCCGGAATTACAGTCAGCGGTTCTCCCTGAATCTTATCGGGACAGAAATAAAAACCGGCAGGATATAATGTCTTCCAAAAGCGTTCAATATTTTGAGTACTCCCCCCATATTCCAGTAGAAGCGACTGTATTTCATGCAGTTTTTCCTCCTGATTGGAATCCAGTTCATAGCCCAGATCATCGGAATCAAAAAGAGTAACTTCCAGCGGGCTGGGCAGTGTCGGCGACATAATAGAGGGATTGGCTCCGCTTTCAAGCAGAAGCCTTACCATGGATATATCCATGGTAGCGACCGCCATGTGCAGCGCAGTCAACCCATACATATTCTGATGATCCAGATCAGCTCCCCCCGCAATCAGACTAGCAGCTTCATCATAAGACCATGTTCTCGCTGCAATAATCAGATCTGAATCATTAAAGGGCTGACAGGTATCAAAATACCTTCCCTTGTCGGGAGCAGAAGAAACATCCATCGGAGG
Encoded here:
- a CDS encoding leucine-rich repeat domain-containing protein; protein product: MKKIFSFSLFFMLLLCGCFDDPSASDLEPLENQEPAESDSVSVEEKVAEDKNVAYMCISNRRKEIRTYAGTDYSITDYIYPSDIVWGAPVDEDTPEYVKDRIDLEKGDYWIHIYDEKGENLGWVNTRWLSRYTRFGETSEKTFLYGYPEMEKTAGQLAQYSCFAIEEETPDSYKVERILGREHVTGYISKKACLTGEDALDCLNKMRDVKSSSNDYVDEFKLDPWGTPLITKDEYVKVASKEGIPAGYSWDEKTFRPNCRLDYGAIYRIGERTNEEITVEGKTGRWVFLTDNTLFPISGYWCSDAELEPVDIAITYGDLGCVPEEDEVPWYTWTNRNHLDGNGIPRYDLNLNTSYYLFYPDGRYVCRYVDNEYEEDRVRYSEVGGTWELNENKGLIRMTGNFHFNLHSEKSQKLEFQIFRFTRNHLRLQSTDEKHSMTFDICRSLMPPMDVSSAPDKGRYFDTCQPFNDSDLIIAARTWSYDEAASLIAGGADLDHQNMYGLTALHMAVATMDISMVRLLLESGANPSIMSPTLPSPLEVTLFDSDDLGYELDSNQEEKLHEIQSLLLEYGGSTQNIERFWKTLYPAGFYFCPDKIQGEPLTVIPEKAFISCKDLTNLVLPDSIVEMGPMAFRDCSSLKTLLLPRKLQHIPDRCFEGCTSLDQVTIPGGVTSIGMDAFTSCESLEHIKIPEELTSLGDRAFFDCESLERIEIPHSIKRIEKETFCSCDSLKEVVLPQGLISIQNEVFEKCPQLATINFPDSLQFIAEDAFADSPLVNLEDQAGLIAEGFEHLRRDENLTEYTLPLWMTKLPDFTFIGCVNLESVALNEELSILGESAFEKCSSLNEIQLPQSLVTIGKNAFADCSGLTRIEIPKGSSLSTLEAGAFEKCSSLEEIHFPVGLAAIGSRAFAGCTGLTHVEIPEELKILNSDVFSGCKNLKEAVLPENLKEIRKNAFSGCDSLKSIDLPMGLERLGDRALAGTALERISIPDSVQFLGEGVLGSCSFLWEVNLPSSITVWPDSLFCYDVSLERISIPEGVTSLGEDCFRGCSRLKTLHFPESLQEIGKGCLEGCSSLETLIFENSEPIEMNGNQWAIPESCHVYVPGESVDLYQKALEGVIVCSREEMSEMQEELVDEQ